A genomic stretch from Strix aluco isolate bStrAlu1 chromosome 12, bStrAlu1.hap1, whole genome shotgun sequence includes:
- the KLHL25 gene encoding kelch-like protein 25 encodes MSVSVHENRKSRTSTGSMNILLFHKASHPDCVLSHLNTLRKHCMFTDVTLWAGNRSFPCHRAVLAASSRYFEAMFSNGLRESLDDEVNFHDSLHPEVLELLLDFAYSSRIIINEENAESLLEAGDMLQFHDVRDAAAEFLEKNLYPSNCLGMMLLSDAHQCRRLYELSWRMCLVNFETVHKSEDFNNLSKDTLLDLISSDELEIEDEEKVFKAVIQWVKYDLDERKAYLPELLRNVRLALLPSECLKEALACEDLIMVDERNKLVLDEAIQCKKKILQNDGVVTSPCARPRKAGHTLLILGGQTFMCDKIYQVDHKAKEIIPKADLPSPRKEFSACAIGCKVYITGGRGSENGVSKDVWVYDTVHEEWSKAAPMLIARFGHGSAELENCLYVVGGHTAVAGVFPASPSVSLKQVEKYDPISNKWTMVAPLRDGVSNAAVVSARLKLFVFGGTSIHRDMVSKVQCYDPAENRWMIKAECPQPWRYTAAAVLGSQIFIMGGDTEFTAASAYRFDCEMDQWTRIGDMTAKRMSCHALASGNKLYVVGGYFGTQRCKTLDCYDPTSDTWNCITTVPYSLIPTAFVSTWKHLPS; translated from the coding sequence ATGTCAGTCAGCGTCCACGAGAACCGTAAATCCCGGACTAGCACCGGCTCCATGAACATCTTGCTTTTTCACAAAGCTTCCCACCCAGACTGCGTCTTGTCCCATCTGAACACCCTGCGGAAGCACTGCATGTTCACCGATGTCACCCTCTGGGCAGGAAACAGGTCATTCCCATGTCACCGGGCAGTGCTGGCTGCCTCCAGCAGGTACTTTGAAGCCATGTTTAGCAATGGCCTCCGGGAGAGCCTGGATGATGAGGTGAACTTCCATGACAGCCTCCACCCGGAGGTGCTGGAGCTACTGCTGGACTTTGCTTATTCCTCTCGGATCATCATCAACGAGGAGAATGCCGAGTCCCTCCTGGAGGCTGGAGACATGCTGCAGTTCCATGATGTCCGAGATGCGGCGGCTGAATTCCTTGAGAAGAACCTCTACCCTTCCAACTGCCTGGGCATGATGCTGCTCTCAGATGCTCATCAGTGCCGGCGGCTCTATGAGCTCTCCTGGAGGATGTGCCTGGTCAACTTTGAGACTGTTCACAAGAGTGAGGACTTCAACAACCTTTCCAAGGACACTCTGCTGGACCTCATCTCCAGTGATGAGCTGGAAATTGAGGATGAAGAAAAGGTCTTTAAGGCTGTCATCCAGTGGGTGAAATACGATCTGGATGAGCGGAAGGCTTATCTCCCAGAACTTCTGAGGAATGTTCGTCTGGCCTTACTTCCTTCTGAATGCCTCAAAGAAGCCTTGGCTTGTGAGGACTTGATCATGGTGGATGAAAGGAACAAGCTTGTCTTGGATGAAGCTATTCAGTGCAAGAAGAAGATCCTCCAGAATGACGGGGTGGTCACCAGTCCCTGTGCCAGGCCTCGCAAAGCTGGGCACACCTTGCTGATCCTGGGAGGACAGACTTTCATGTGTGATAAGATCTACCAAGTGGAtcacaaagcaaaggaaattatCCCCAAAGCAGACCTGCCGAGTCCACGCAAGGAGTTTAGTGCCTGTGCCATCGGCTGCAAAGTATATATCACTGGAGGCAGGGGCTCAGAGAACGGGGTCTCAAAAGATGTGTGGGTGTATGACACTGTTCACGAGGAATGGTCAAAAGCTGCCCCAATGTTAATAGCTCGGTTTGGGCATGGCTCAGCTGAATTGGAAAACTGCCTGTATGTCGTTGGTGGACACACTGCAGTCGCTGGAGTCTTTCCTGCATCTCCTTCTGTTTCCTTGAAGCAAGTAGAGAAGTACGATCCCATATCCAACAAATGGACGATGGTGGCTCCTTTGAGAGATGGAGTGAGCAATGCTGCGGTGGTGAGCGCCAGGCTCAAGCTTTTTGTGTTTGGTGGGACCAGCATTCACCGAGACATGGTGTCCAAAGTCCAGTGCTATGATCCAGCAGAGAATCGGTGGATGATCAAAGCCGAATGCCCGCAGCCTTGGCGCTACACggcagctgctgtcctgggcaGCCAGATTTTCATCATGGGAGGAGACACCGAGTTCACGGCAGCATCCGCCTACCGCTTCGACTGCGAGATGGACCAGTGGACGCGCATTGGGGACATGACAGCCAAGCGCATGTCGTGCCATGCTCTGGCCTCGGGGAATAAACTCTATGTGGTGGGGGGTTACTTTGGCACTCAGCGGTGCAAAACGCTGGACTGCTACGACCCTACGTCAGACACATGGAACTGTATCACAACGGTGCCTTACTCACTCATCCCCACAGCTTTTGTCAGCACCTGGAAGCACTTGCCGTCATGA